The Vespula vulgaris chromosome 12, iyVesVulg1.1, whole genome shotgun sequence genome window below encodes:
- the LOC127068032 gene encoding putative sodium-dependent multivitamin transporter, with product MAAKLVTADYIVIVVMLLISTGIGIYYWLTGGRQKSTEEYFAANKSMSVLPVAIGLMASYLSAVSLLGVSSEIYVYGSQYMVINISYGIATAFVVYFYLPVFFKLNATSAFEYLQKRFGTPTRLLASVAFFLQLLLYTGVVLYAPALALEATTDISRSLSVIGIGLICTFYSAIGGIKAVIITDVFQSALMIIAIITVIVTAAIDVGGLARIWEIAGEGSRLEFNNISPDPTVRHTWWSLTFGGFFTYLSLYGVNQVQVQRMLTVQNLGAAKRALWWSWPMASIMSLTICFAGLSIYTKYRECDPLNSGKITSNDQLMPFYVMDTLSKYPGIPGLFIAGIFSAGLSTISATINSLSAVILEDYIKPLYRYKSKGEEMSSTRSIVASKVLAVLVGSMCLGIAFLAQYLGGLLQAALTIFGVVGGPLLGTFTLGMFSQMGNQKGAITGLILGLAFSFWIGFGQPKAPIPKLPVSTIGCSNYSLSYKNLTKPETFNEIKNQNSYFYLYRISYMWYCPLGFLSSLLIGWIVSWLTRMIFKEREIVMDPHLFTPIIASRIHKKEKREEKFMTTE from the exons ATGGCAGCTAAGTTAGTGACGGCAGATTATATAGTGATCGTGGTGATGCTTCTCATTAGTACTGGTATCGGCATCTACTATTGGCTCACCGGTGGACGACAAAAATCGACAGAG GAGTACTTCGCAGCGAACAAATCTATGAGCGTCTTACCAGTGGCAATTGGCTTGATGGCTTCATACTTGTCGGCGGTCAGCCTACTAGGGGTCAGTTCGGAAATTTACGTTTACGGTTCTCAGTACATGGTGATAAACATCTCCTACGGCATTGCCACCGCATTCGTTGTCTACTTTTACTTGCCCGTCTTCTTCAAGCTCAACGCCACTAGCGCTTTCGAA TATCTTCAGAAACGTTTCGGTACGCCGACAAGGTTGTTAGCCAGCGTCGCCTTTTTCCTTCAACTTCTTTTGTACACCGGCGTCGTGCTCTACGCGCCGGCACTCGCGTTGGAAGCCACGACGGATATCTCGAGGAGTTTGAGCGTGATCGGCATCGGATTGATCTGTACATTCTACTCGGCGATCGGTGGTATCAAGGCAGTTATCATTACCGACGTATTCCAAAGTGCCCTCATGATTATAGCCATTATCACAGTGATAGTGACAGCGGCGATTGACGTAGGTGGGCTTGCACGAATTTGGGAAATCGCAGGCGAGGGATCACGATTGGaatttaataa cATTTCTCCCGATCCAACGGTACGACATACCTGGTGGAGTCTAACGTTTGGTGGTTTTTTCACCTATCTTTCCTTGTACGGTGTCAATCAAGTTCAAGTTCAAAGAATGCTAACAGTCCA GAATCTGGGAGCGGCCAAACGGGCTCTTTGGTGGAGTTGGCCGATGGCGTCTATCATGTCATTGACCATTTGCTTTGCCGGTTTGTCGATATATACGAAGTATCGTGAATGTGATCCCTTGAACTCGGGAAAGATCACCTCGAACGACCAACTGATGCCATTTTACGTAATGGACACGTTGTCAAAATATCCTGGAATACCTGGACTCTTTATAGCTGGGATTTTTAGTGCAGGACTCAGTACGATATCTGCCACGATCAATTCGTTATCTGCAGTCATTCTCGAGGACTACATCAAACCTTTGTATCGATACAAAAG caAAGGCGAAGAAATGTCATCGACACGATCCATCGTTGCTAGTAAAGTTTTAGCGGTCCTCGTTGGATCGATGTGTCTGGGAATAGCCTTCTTGGCGCAATACTTGGGTGGACTCCTTCAGGCTGCTCTAACGATATTCGGTGTAGTCGGAGGACCTCTGCTGGGTACATTTACTTTGGGTATGTTCAGTCAAATGGGAAATCAAAAGGGAGCTATCACAGGACTTATCCTTGGCCTTGCCTTTTCATTTTGGATCGGTTTCGGTCAACCAAAGGCGCCCATTCCAAAATTGCCTGTATCCACGATTGGATGCAGCAATTATTCCTTGTCCTATAAGAATCTAACGAAGCCTGAGACATTCAACGA GATTAAGAACCAAAACTCGTACTTTTATCTCTATCGAATATCCTACATGTGGTACTGCCCTCTCGGATTTCTCAGTAGTTTACTCATCGGTTGGATAGTTAGCTGGCTGACAAGAATGATCTTcaaggagagagaaattgtAATGGATCCACATTTGTTCACACCGATAATTGCCTCGAGGATTCataagaaggagaaacgagAGGAGAAATTCATGACCACGGAATGA